A stretch of Castanea sativa cultivar Marrone di Chiusa Pesio chromosome 2, ASM4071231v1 DNA encodes these proteins:
- the LOC142623795 gene encoding uncharacterized protein LOC142623795 has translation MLNFLYKTIHHGSYCSLRAPRNYKTLTLLTLRYISNTSNQPSFTVSYLINTCGFSREGAISASKSVKFETPDKADLVISFFKHHGFSQTQISSIIRRYPPLLLSNPQKILLPKLEFFQSKGFTSSDIVMILTRSPNLLKRSLKNQIIPSFDFFKNLLGTDEKTVIAVRRFSGILGEKVDTRVVTNVNLLRENGVRESGICTLITNWPRVITTNQVRFKEIVEEVKEMGINPLRRSFVQAVLAIRGMNKSTWGLSEDEILVAFAKNPSCFRASEDKIMRVMDFLVNKMGLEASLIVKRPTLITFSLEKRLIPRASAIQFLQSKGLVKKNFYLPTVFEYVEELFLRRYVLSNKEEASELLQLYKEKMDFPE, from the exons ATGTTGAATTTTCTCTATAAAACAATTCACCATGGGAGTTATTGTAGCCTTAGAGCCCCCAGAAATTATAAAACCCTCACATTGTTAACATTAAGATACATTTCAAACACTTCAAATCAACCCTCATTCACAGTCTCATACCTCATAAACACATGTGGGTTCTCACGGGAAGGTGCTATATCAGCCTCCAAAAGTGTTAAGTTTGAAACCCCAGATAAAGCAGACTTGGTCATTAGCTTTTTCAAGCACCATGGTTtctcacaaacccaaatctcaaGCATCATCAGAAGATACCCTCCACTGCTGCTATCAAATCCTCAAAAGATCCTTTTGCCCAAATTGGAGTTTTTCCAATCCAAAGGCTTCACAAGCTCTGACATTGTTATGATCTTAACTAGAAGTCCAAACTTATTGAAACGAAGcttgaaaaaccaaataatCCCTTCTTTTGACTTCTTTAAGAATTTGCTTGGAACTGATGAAAAAACTGTCATTGCTGTTAGACGTTTCTCCGGTATTCTTGGCGAAAAAGTTGACACTCGTGTAGTTACTAATGTCAATCTTCTGAGAGAAAATGGAGTTCGTGAATCAGGTATATGTACCTTAATTACAAATTGGCCGAGAGTTATTACAACAAATCAAGTTCGATTCAAAGAGATTGTAGAGGAAGTCAAGGAAATGGGAATCAATCCTCTTAGGAGAAGTTTTGTTCAGGCTGTTTTAGCAATTAGGGGAATGAATAAATCCAC ATGGGGTTTGTCTGAGGATGAGATTCTTGTAGCTTTTGCAAAGAACCCCAGCTGTTTCCGGGCATCTGAGGATAAGATTATGAGGGTGATGGATTTTTTGGTCAACAAGATGGGTTTGGAGGCTTCCCTTATTGTCAAACGCCCTACACTTATCACTTTTAGCTTGGAGAAGCGACTTATTCCAAGGGCTTCGGCGATTCAATTTTTGCAGTCTAAAGGTTTGGTTAAGAAGAATTTTTACTTGCCTACGGTGTTTGAGTATGTGGAGGAGTTGTTTCTGCGGAGGTACGTGTTGTCTAATAAGGAGGAAGCTTCTGAGTTGTTGCAGTTATACAAGGAAAAAATGGATTTTCCAGAATGA
- the LOC142624845 gene encoding uncharacterized protein LOC142624845 — MFHLLSELLDPITLFGIETFSKSDPKLELVQIPNCWYRPSACFTELGKVNPHKNLLGTDEKTVIAVRRFSGILVEKVDITNVNLLRENGVRESGICTLITNWPRVITTKQVRFKEIVEEVKEMGINPLRRSFVRAVLAIRGMNKSTWERNVNAYKRWGLSEDEILVAFAKNPCCFRASEDKIMRVMDFLVNKIGLEAFVIVQCPTLTSLSLEKRLIPRASVIQFLQSKGLVRKNFCLAYGVSVCGGVVSAEVCVA, encoded by the exons ATGTTTCACTTGTTGAGTGAGTTACTTGATCCAATTACACTCTTTGGTATTGAAACTTTCTCCAAATCAGATCCAAAATTGGAACTCGTCCAAATTCCAAACTGTTGGTATAGGCCTAGTGCTTGTTTCACTGAGCTTGGAAAAGTGAATCCTCACAAG AATTTGCTTGGAACTGATGAAAAAACTGTCATTGCTGTTAGACGTTTCTCGGGTATTCTTGTCGAAAAAGTTGACATTACTAATGTCAATCTTCTGAGAGAAAATGGAGTTCGTGAATCAGGTATATGTACCTTAATTACAAATTGGCCAAGAGTCATTACAACAAAACAAGTTCGATTCAAAGAGATTGTAGAGGAAGTCAAGGAAATGGGAATCAATCCTCTGAGGAGGAGTTTTGTTCGGGCTGTTTTAGCGATTAGGGGAATGAATAAATCCACATGGGAGAGGAATGTCAACGCTTATAAGAGATGGGGTTTGTCTGAGGATGAGATTCTTGTAGCTTTTGCAAAGAACCCCTGCTGTTTCCGAGCATCTGAGGATAAGATTATGAGGGTGATGGATTTTTTGGTCAACAAGATTGGTTTGGAGGCTTTCGTTATTGTCCAATGCCCTACACTTACTAGTTTGAGTTTGGAGAAGCGACTTATTCCAAGGGCTTCGGTGATTCAATTTTTGCAGTCTAAAGGATTGGTTAGGAAGAATTTTTGTCTTGCCTACGGCGTTTCAGTATGTGGAGGAGTTGTTTCTGCAGAGGTTTGTGTTGCCTAA
- the LOC142624846 gene encoding uncharacterized protein LOC142624846 — translation MLNFLYKPIYHGSYCSLRAPRNYKTLPLLTLRYISNTSNQPSFTVSYLINTCGFSREGAISASKSVKFETPDKADLVISFFKHHGFSQTQISSIIRRCPPLLLSNPQKTLLPKLQFFQSKGFTSSDILMILSRNPYLLKRSLKNQIIPSFDFFKNLLGTDEKTVIAVRGFSGILGEKVDTRVVPNVNLLRENGVHESGICTLIKTKPRVITTSQVRFKEIVEEVKEMGINPLRRSFVQAVLAIRGMNKSTWERKVNAYKRWGLSEDEILVAFAKSPSCFQASEDKIMKVMDFLVNKMGLEASLIVLRPTLITLSLEKRLIPRASAIQFLQSKGLVKMNFYLPKAFEYVEELFLQRFVLSNKEEASELLQLYKEKMDFPE, via the coding sequence ATGTTGAATTTTCTCTATAAACCAATTTACCATGGGAGTTATTGTAGCCTTAGAGCCCCAAGAAATTATAAAACCCTCCCATTGTTAACATTAAGATACATTTCAAACACTTCAAATCAACCCTCATTCACAGTCTCATACCTCATAAACACATGTGGGTTCTCACGGGAAGGTGCTATATCAGCCTCCAAAAGTGTTAAGTTTGAAACCCCAGATAAAGCAGACTTGGTCATTAGCTTTTTCAAGCACCATGGTTtctcacaaacccaaatctcaaGCATCATCAGAAGATGCCCTCCACTGCTGCTATCGAATCCTCAGAAGACCCTTTTGCCCAAATTGCAGTTTTTCCAATCCAAAGGCTTTACAAGCTCTGACATTCTTATGATCTTATCTCGAAATCCATACTTATTGAAACGAAGcttgaaaaaccaaataatCCCTTCTTTTGACTTCTTTAAGAATTTGCTTGGAACTGATGAAAAAACTGTTATTGCTGTTAGAGGTTTCTCGGGTATTCTTGGCGAAAAAGTTGACACTCGTGTAGTTCCTAATGTCAATCTTCTGAGAGAAAATGGAGTTCATGAATCAGGTATATGTACCTTAATTAAAACTAAGCCGAGAGTTATTACAACAAGTCAAGTTCGATTCAAAGAGATTGTAGAGGAAGTCAAGGAAATGGGAATCAATCCTCTGAGGAGAAGTTTTGTTCAGGCTGTTTTAGCAATTAGGGGAATGAATAAATCCACGTGGGAGAGGAAGGTCAACGCTTATAAGAGATGGGGTTTGTCTGAGGATGAGATTCTTGTAGCTTTTGCAAAGAGCCCCAGCTGTTTCCAGGCATCTGAGGATAAGATTATGAAGGTGATGGATTTTTTGGTCAACAAGATGGGTTTGGAGGCTTCCCTTATTGTCCTACGCCCAACACTTATTACTTTGAGCTTGGAGAAGCGACTTATTCCAAGGGCTTCGGCGATTCAATTTTTGCAGTCTAAAGGTTTGGTTAAGATGAATTTTTACTTGCCTAAAGCATTTGAGTATGTGGAGGAGTTGTTTCTGCAGAGGTTCGTGTTGTCTAATAAGGAGGAAGCTTCTGAGTTGTTGCAGTTATACAAGGAAAAAATGGATTTTCCAGAATGA
- the LOC142624847 gene encoding transcription termination factor MTERF8, chloroplastic-like, with translation MILTRNPNLLKRSLKNQIIPSFDFFKNLLGTDEKAFIAVRRFSGILVNKVDTHVVPNVNILRENGVRESGICTLIKNWPRVITTDQVRFKEIVEEVKEMGINPLRGNFVQAVLAIRGMNKSTWERKVNAYKRWGLSEDEILVAFAKNPSCFRASEDKIMRVMDFLVNKMGLEASLIVKRPTLMSLSLEKRLIPRALAIQFLQSKGLVKKNFYLPTAFEHVEELFLQRFVLPNKEEASELLQLYKKEMDFPE, from the coding sequence ATGATCTTAACTAGAAATCCAAACTTATTGAAACGAAGcttgaaaaaccaaataatCCCTTCTTTTGACTTCTTTAAGAATTTGCTTGGAACTGATGAAAAAGCTTTTATTGCTGTTAGACGTTTCTCGGGTATTCTTGTCAATAAAGTTGACACTCATGTAGTTCCTAACGTCAATATTCTGAGAGAAAATGGAGTTCGTGAATCAGGTATATGTACCTTAATTAAAAATTGGCCGAGAGTTATTACGACAGATCAAGTTCGATTCAAAGAGATTGTAGAGGAAGTCAAGGAAATGGGAATCAATCCTCTGAGGGGAAATTTTGTTCAGGCTGTTTTAGCAATTAGGGGAATGAATAAATCCACATGGGAGAGGAAGGTCAACGCTTATAAGAGATGGGGTTTGTCTGAGGATGAGATTCTTGTAGCTTTTGCAAAGAACCCCAGCTGTTTCCGGGCATCCGAGGATAAGATTATGAGGGTGATGGATTTTTTGGTCAACAAGATGGGTTTGGAGGCTTCCCTTATTGTCAAACGCCCTACACTTATGAGTTTGAGCTTGGAGAAGCGACTTATTCCAAGGGCTTTGGCGATTCAATTTTTGCAGTCTAAAGGTTTGGTTAAGAAGAATTTTTACTTGCCTACGGCGTTTGAGCATGTGGAGGAGTTGTTTCTGCAGAGATTTGTGTTACCTAATAAGGAGGAAGCTTCTGAGTTGTTGCAGTTATACAAGAAAGAAATGGATTTTCCAGAATGA